The following proteins come from a genomic window of Iamia sp. SCSIO 61187:
- a CDS encoding sensor histidine kinase: protein MTPSRTRRLAPPAIDVALGLGVGLLDLLGAVAGAERDPGDPRQTLGGAALLLAAGAVLVVRRRWPLATSVMVGVLISTYGFAELPDPPVYASMVLSLATVAALSSRAATFGVAGVFVSSGIVAVVLSADSGPDDWYSVFVPALAALALGAAYRERLTAVAGSRRAEVDGALAAERQRIARELHDVVAHHVSVMVVQAEAGAAPAEARGDEAAVAAFDDISATGRQAMVELRRLLGVLRDDSPTGTEPQPGLDRLPELVERVRSAGLPVELVVDGEPRPVDDGLDVSAYRIVQEALTNVVRHAGAAPTRVRVGWDPARLELVVEDDGPGASPWPDLDPGRRGLVGIRERVALLDGDLEVGPRPTGGFAVAARLPLGRPT, encoded by the coding sequence ATGACCCCGTCCCGGACCCGACGCCTCGCCCCGCCGGCGATCGACGTCGCCCTGGGCCTCGGCGTCGGGCTGCTCGACCTGCTCGGCGCCGTGGCGGGGGCGGAGCGGGACCCCGGGGACCCCCGGCAGACGCTCGGGGGCGCCGCCCTCCTGCTCGCCGCCGGGGCGGTGCTGGTGGTCCGGCGACGCTGGCCGCTCGCCACGTCGGTGATGGTCGGGGTGCTGATCAGCACCTACGGCTTCGCCGAGCTCCCCGACCCCCCGGTGTACGCGTCGATGGTCCTGTCGCTGGCCACCGTGGCCGCCCTCTCGAGCCGGGCCGCCACCTTCGGGGTCGCCGGGGTGTTCGTCAGCTCCGGCATCGTCGCCGTCGTGCTGTCGGCCGACTCGGGCCCCGACGACTGGTACTCCGTGTTCGTCCCGGCCCTCGCCGCCCTCGCCCTCGGGGCGGCCTACCGGGAGCGGCTGACGGCGGTGGCCGGCAGCCGCCGGGCCGAGGTCGACGGCGCCCTCGCCGCCGAGCGCCAGCGCATCGCCCGCGAGCTCCACGACGTGGTCGCTCACCACGTCAGCGTCATGGTCGTCCAGGCCGAGGCCGGCGCCGCGCCGGCCGAGGCGCGGGGCGACGAGGCCGCCGTCGCCGCCTTCGACGACATCTCCGCCACCGGCCGCCAGGCCATGGTGGAGCTGCGCCGGCTCCTCGGCGTCCTGCGCGACGACAGCCCCACCGGGACCGAGCCCCAGCCCGGGCTCGACCGCCTGCCCGAGCTGGTCGAGCGGGTGCGCTCGGCGGGTCTGCCCGTCGAGCTGGTGGTCGACGGCGAGCCCCGCCCCGTCGACGACGGGCTCGACGTGAGCGCCTACCGCATCGTCCAGGAGGCGCTCACCAACGTCGTCCGCCACGCCGGTGCCGCCCCGACCCGCGTGCGCGTGGGCTGGGACCCGGCCCGCCTCGAGCTGGTCGTCGAGGACGACGGGCCCGGCGCCTCCCCGTGGCCCGACCTCGACCCCGGGCGCCGGGGCCTGGTCGGGATCCGGGAGCGGGTCGCCCTGCTCGACGGCGACCTCGAGGTCGGGCCCCGCCCCACCGGCGGGTTCGCCGTCGCCGCCCGCCTGCCCCTGGGGCGGCCGACGTGA
- a CDS encoding glycosyltransferase family 39 protein, whose translation MTAPLRIDLHAGVRPGEPTSRAAEEADHRSGGPLAWRAVLAVAAVKVVLNLLAAPRYGWHRDELYYADAGRHLAAGFVDFPPLTALLAAAARLVTGASLVGLRSFASLAGAATIVVVAAVARELGGGRRAQVLAAIAVTPMLVGSNAMFQTVSFDQLGWALVIWAAAALLVRGPTTGGWVLVGSAAALAWSTKYTVGVLLVGLAVGWLATRAGRVTLRGGAPWLAGAIVVVVALPNLWWQARHGWPSVDFFAGRNGEVRGENPPWRFVLELALLAGPLAVPLALSGLRSLVRDATTRPLGIGLALVAPAWLVAGGKSYYAAPLVIGAFAAGAVRWEQRTAPCPNRRLPAALAASALLAAPFIAPFLPTAAMVDLGLDQVREDYAEMVGWPELAAEVDTAAETTGTTVVVAANYGVAGAVERFGTDPAVEVVSGHVQWRYWTPSPRALAAEDVLLVGYSETGAARRLCRTDPTVVGRVTNDAGVDNEEDGVPILRCTLRAPLADLRADLVH comes from the coding sequence ATGACCGCTCCCCTCCGCATCGACCTCCACGCCGGTGTCCGTCCCGGCGAACCGACATCCCGCGCCGCGGAGGAGGCCGACCACCGGTCCGGGGGACCGCTGGCGTGGCGGGCGGTGCTCGCCGTCGCCGCCGTCAAGGTGGTGCTGAACCTCCTCGCCGCGCCCCGCTACGGCTGGCACCGCGACGAGCTCTACTACGCCGACGCCGGGCGACACCTGGCCGCCGGGTTCGTCGACTTCCCGCCGCTGACGGCGCTGCTCGCAGCCGCCGCTCGGCTCGTCACGGGGGCCTCGCTCGTGGGCCTGCGGAGCTTCGCCTCGCTCGCCGGGGCGGCGACCATCGTCGTGGTCGCGGCCGTGGCGCGAGAGCTCGGTGGGGGGCGTCGGGCCCAGGTGCTCGCCGCCATCGCGGTGACGCCGATGCTCGTCGGCAGCAACGCCATGTTCCAGACCGTGTCGTTCGACCAGCTGGGGTGGGCGCTCGTGATCTGGGCGGCGGCGGCCCTCCTCGTCCGCGGCCCCACGACCGGGGGGTGGGTGCTCGTCGGCAGCGCGGCAGCCCTCGCCTGGTCGACCAAGTACACGGTCGGGGTGCTGCTCGTCGGGCTCGCCGTCGGGTGGCTGGCCACCCGGGCGGGGCGGGTCACGCTGCGGGGTGGAGCCCCGTGGCTGGCCGGCGCCATCGTGGTGGTCGTGGCCCTGCCCAACCTGTGGTGGCAGGCCCGGCACGGGTGGCCGAGCGTCGACTTCTTCGCCGGGCGCAATGGCGAGGTCCGGGGCGAGAACCCACCGTGGCGGTTCGTCCTCGAGCTGGCCCTCCTCGCCGGACCCCTGGCGGTCCCGCTGGCGCTCTCCGGGCTGCGGTCGCTGGTCCGGGACGCCACCACCCGCCCGCTCGGGATCGGCCTGGCCCTGGTGGCGCCGGCCTGGCTGGTGGCGGGCGGCAAGTCGTACTACGCCGCCCCCCTCGTCATCGGAGCCTTCGCCGCCGGGGCGGTGCGCTGGGAGCAGCGGACGGCGCCCTGCCCGAACCGCCGCCTGCCCGCAGCCCTCGCCGCCTCGGCCCTGCTGGCCGCCCCGTTCATCGCGCCCTTCCTGCCGACCGCCGCCATGGTCGACCTCGGCTTGGACCAGGTGAGGGAGGACTACGCCGAGATGGTCGGGTGGCCCGAGCTGGCCGCCGAGGTCGACACCGCGGCGGAGACCACCGGGACGACCGTCGTGGTGGCGGCGAACTACGGCGTCGCCGGCGCCGTCGAGCGGTTCGGCACCGACCCTGCCGTCGAGGTGGTGAGCGGCCACGTCCAGTGGCGCTACTGGACCCCGTCGCCGCGGGCGCTCGCCGCCGAGGACGTGCTGCTGGTGGGGTACTCCGAGACCGGCGCCGCCCGGCGTCTCTGCCGGACCGACCCCACCGTGGTCGGGCGGGTCACCAACGACGCCGGCGTCGACAACGAGGAGGACGGGGTGCCCATCCTCCGCTGCACCCTGCGGGCCCCACTGGCCGACCTCCGCGCCGATCTCGTCCACTGA